Proteins encoded by one window of Sediminicoccus rosea:
- a CDS encoding metal ABC transporter permease → MIGHNTLIVLLGCAALGAASGVVGAFALLRGRALLADAIGHAALPGVVAASLLMAALGGPARSLAPLLLGAALSAWLGLLALRALTASGRIRQDAAIGVVLSAFYALGTVGLSIAQAMPEAAQAGLSHFILGQAATMTEGDAMLAGGLALGCIAVIAALFQPLRALCFDEAFARSQGLPVRLLDLALLALLLAVCVAGLPAVGLLLVVALLIVPAAAARLVTRGLPAMVVLAGTLGAAAGASGALISTRFDHIPTGAAVVLAGLLGFGAALVFQRR, encoded by the coding sequence ATGATCGGCCACAACACGCTGATCGTGCTGCTGGGCTGCGCCGCGCTCGGCGCCGCCTCGGGCGTGGTGGGCGCCTTCGCGCTGCTGCGCGGCCGGGCACTGCTGGCGGATGCGATCGGCCATGCGGCGCTGCCCGGCGTGGTCGCGGCCTCGCTGCTCATGGCCGCTCTCGGCGGGCCCGCGCGCAGCCTCGCGCCCCTCCTGCTCGGCGCCGCGCTTTCGGCCTGGCTCGGATTGCTGGCGCTGCGCGCGCTGACGGCAAGCGGTCGCATCCGGCAGGATGCCGCGATCGGCGTGGTGCTCTCCGCCTTCTATGCGCTGGGCACGGTCGGCCTCTCGATCGCCCAGGCGATGCCGGAGGCGGCGCAGGCCGGCCTCTCCCATTTCATCCTGGGCCAGGCGGCGACGATGACGGAGGGCGATGCGATGCTGGCCGGCGGGCTCGCGCTCGGCTGCATCGCCGTGATCGCGGCGCTGTTCCAGCCGCTGCGAGCGTTGTGCTTCGACGAGGCCTTCGCGCGCAGCCAGGGCCTGCCGGTGCGCCTGCTCGACCTTGCGCTACTGGCGCTGCTGCTGGCGGTCTGCGTCGCCGGGCTGCCGGCCGTGGGGCTGCTGCTGGTGGTGGCGCTGCTCATCGTGCCGGCCGCTGCCGCGCGGCTCGTCACGCGTGGGCTGCCGGCCATGGTGGTGCTGGCGGGCACATTGGGCGCGGCGGCCGGAGCCAGCGGCGCGCTGATCTCGACCCGCTTCGACCATATCCCGACCGGGGCCGCGGTGGTGCTGGCGGGGCTGCTCGGCTTCGGCGCCGCGTTGGTGTTCCAGCGCCGATGA
- a CDS encoding metal ABC transporter permease, with the protein MTEFLQLDLPPLLAALLAGGTCGLLGSFLVLRRESLLGDALSHAVLPGIVVGFALTGLRSAGPMLLGALAAALLATLAIGWVKRAARLEGGAATGLVFTGFFAMGLVLLEVTGARSADLDVDCVLFGQLETLVWLEAQGWASLLDPAALAGLPRQLGLLAAVALVAGLAVAVFWRPLQLIAFDPAFAASLGLRVGRWEMGLNLLIAAAAVAAFEAVGSILVVAMLVCPAVALRLMTDRYRVQVVGGAGLGAGLGAAGVLLAGPLPAALGLGLSLNAAGLIGTLAGLVVAGCLILRTRPA; encoded by the coding sequence ATGACCGAGTTCCTCCAGCTCGACCTGCCGCCCTTGCTCGCCGCCTTGCTGGCCGGCGGCACTTGCGGGCTGCTCGGCTCCTTCCTCGTGCTGCGGCGGGAGAGCCTTCTGGGTGACGCACTGTCCCATGCCGTGCTGCCCGGCATCGTGGTGGGCTTCGCGCTGACCGGGCTGCGCAGCGCGGGGCCCATGCTGCTCGGCGCCCTGGCGGCGGCGCTGCTGGCGACACTCGCCATCGGCTGGGTGAAGCGCGCCGCGCGGCTGGAAGGCGGCGCGGCGACCGGCCTGGTCTTCACCGGCTTCTTCGCCATGGGCCTCGTCCTGCTGGAGGTGACCGGCGCGCGCAGTGCCGATCTCGACGTGGACTGCGTGCTCTTCGGCCAGCTCGAAACGCTCGTCTGGCTGGAGGCGCAGGGATGGGCCTCGCTGCTGGACCCGGCCGCGCTGGCCGGGCTGCCGCGGCAATTGGGGCTGCTGGCGGCGGTGGCGCTGGTGGCGGGGCTGGCGGTGGCGGTGTTTTGGCGCCCCCTGCAACTCATCGCCTTCGACCCGGCCTTCGCCGCCTCGCTCGGGCTGCGTGTCGGCCGGTGGGAGATGGGGCTGAACCTGCTGATCGCGGCCGCCGCCGTCGCTGCCTTCGAAGCGGTGGGCAGCATCCTGGTGGTGGCCATGCTCGTCTGCCCCGCGGTGGCGCTCCGGCTGATGACCGACCGCTACCGCGTGCAGGTGGTGGGCGGCGCCGGGCTGGGCGCCGGGCTGGGGGCGGCGGGCGTGCTGCTGGCCGGCCCCCTGCCCGCGGCGCTCGGGCTTGGCCTGTCGCTCAACGCGGCGGGGCTGATCGGCACGCTGGCGGGGCTGGTGGTCGCCGGATGCCTGATCCTGCGGACCCGGCCTGCCTGA